The window CGCCGGCGGGTTCGGGAGAATCGGCATGAAAGTGCTGGTGGCGGAAGACGACGACCATATCCGGAACGGCCTTATGGAGGTGCTCGCGCGCGAAGGCTACCGGTGCATTCCGGCGCGCGACGGGAAGGAAGCCCTCGACCGGTTTGAAGCCGACTCGCCGGATTTCGTGTGCCTCGACATCATGATGCCCAAGGTCAATGGCTACGACGTATGCCGCGCGATCCGCAAGGTTAATTCCAGTGTGCCCGTGATTTTCATCAGTGCAAAATCGGAGGAAGTGGACAAGGTGCTCGGCCTGGAACTCGGCGGAGACGACTTCATTCTCAAGCCCTTTGGCGTGCGCGAGGTGGTCGCGCGCATCCGCGCCGTGACGCGGCGCGCCATGGCCGCGCGCGCGCCCGGGGCGCAGCCGCCGCCGTTCCGGATGCAGGACCTGGAAGTATTTCCCGCGGAGTTGCGCGCGCGGCGGGGTGAAAAGGTGATTGAATTGAGTCTGCGCGACGTGCGGCTGCTCGAGCTCTTCCATCGGAACCAGCACAGCGTGCTCGACCGCAACACGCTGCTCGATCACGGGTGGGGCCAGGACTATTTTCCGAACAGCCGCGCGCTGGACCAGCACATTTCGCAATTGCGCAAGCGCATCGAGCGCGACCCGAAGGAACCGTCGATCATTCTCACGGTGCACGGCGCCGGCTACCGCTACGACGGCTGAGGCAAGCGCACGGCAGGCTTGAACCGCATCCCGGCCCAGCATACGATGCTTGCGGGAGGTGTTGCCGTATGGCGCAGGAACTGAATGCGGCCATGATTCGCGCCTGGCTGCCGCCGCGGCCCGAAAAAGGGCACAAGGGCACGTTCGGCCATCTGTTTGTGCTTGCCGGTTCGCGCGGCTTCACGGGCGCAGCCAAGCTCACGTGCATGGGCGCGTACCGCGCGGGGGCCGGACTGGTTACGCTGGGGATTCCGCACCCGCTCGCGGACGTCGTGGCCGCCGGCCTGCTCGAAACCATGAGCCTGCCGTTGCCCGCCACGGAAATGGAGACCTTTTCCGAAGACGCGGCCACGCCCGCGCTCGCATTCGCCTCATCGAAAGACGCCGTGGTGCTCGGGCCGGGCCTGTCGCGGCATCCTGACACGACGCGCTTCGTTCACGCGTGCGTGACCCGGTGCCCGGTTCCGTTGCTCGTGGACGCGGATGGGTTGAACGCGTTGAGCGAAAACATGGAGACGCTGCTCGAGTCGACGGCGGCCCCGCTGGTTCTGACGCCGCACCCGGGCGAAATGGCCCGGCTTGCCGATTGCGGCACGGAGGCCATCCAACGGGACCGCGAAGCCGCCGCCGCCGCCTTTTCGCGGCGCTATGACTGCGTGGTGGTGTTGAAGGGCTTTCGCACGGTAATCGCAGGGCCGGGTGAAGCCGTGTACGTCAATACCACCGGCAATTCGGGCCTTGGAACGGGCGGAACGGGCGATGTCCTCTCCGGCGTCATAGGCGGGCTGCTCGCGCAGCGGATGAGTCCTCTGGAAGCGGCGTGCGTTGGCGTGTACGCGCACGGCTTGGCGGGCGACCTGGCCGCGGCGGCCAGGACGCAGCGCGGCATGACCGCGGGCGACGTTGTCGAGGCGCTGCCGGAGGCATGGCGCGAACTGGAGTCAAGCGTATGACTTCATTGCGAGACCTCGGGGAATTCGGGCTGATCCGGCGGCTGACGTGCGGGCTGCCCGAGTCCGGGGCGGTCGTGCAGGGCGTGGGCGATGACTGCGCCGTCGTGCGCGTGGGCGAGCGGCTGCTGCTTGTCTCGACCGATGCGTGCGTCGAGGATGTGCACTTCTCGCGGCGGACCGCCTCGCCCGCGGATATCGGCTGGAAAGCGGCTGCGGCGGCGGTCAGCGACATTGCCGCAATGGGCGGCGAGGCGCGCTACGTGCTGGTTTCGCTGGCGTGTCCGGTGGACATTCCGGCGGAAGTGCTCGACGGACTCTATGGCGGCATCCGCGAGGCCGTAGACGCATGCGGCGCGGTGATCATCGGCGGCGATACCACGGAGTCGCTGGCGCGGATGGTCCTGGATGTCGTGGTTATCGGCGAGACGGCCGAGGGGCGCTACCGGCTGCGGCGCGGCGCCCGGCCGGGCGACGTGCTCGCGGTGACGGGCTACCCGGGGCGGTCGGCGGCGGGCTTGCTGGCGCTGGAACTGGGCGTACGGGCGCCGGCGCTGACGGAAGCGCATCTGCGGCCGCGGCCACGGCTGGCGGAGGGCCGCTGGCTGGCGTTGCGCGAGGAAGTGCATGCGCTCATCGATGTCAGCGACGGCTTGGCGCAGGATGCGGCGCATATTGCGGAGGCGTCGGATGCGGGGGCCGATATCGACCCGGAAACGTTGCCCGTGGCGCCTGTCCTCGAGGAATATCGCGGCGTCCTCGGTATCGCGCCGCGCGACCTCATCCTGGCGGGCGGCGAAGACTATGAACTGGCGATGGCGATTGACGGGGATGCGTGCGAGGACTTACTGCGCGATTTCCGCGCGGCATTCGCAACGCCCATAACGGCGGTCGGGCGTTTTACCGCGGCACCCAAGGGCATCCGCATCGCGGGGGCGGTCCCCGAGATGTCTGGATTCGACCATTTCCGCCGCTGAACGGCCGCGAAACGGACAGAGGAAACCAGGAATGGCGCGCGACAATCTCGATCCGTTCCGGCCCCGCGCTTTTGTGCAGACGGCGGGGCCCGTGCTGCCGGAGTTGGACCGCTGGCGGCAAATCACCGAAGACGAGGTGGGGGTCGTCGCGGAGATGACGCAGCGCAATGAGCTCAGCGGCGGCACGCCCGTCGTGCGCGCGTTTGAAGAGCGCTGGCGCGCCTGGGTCGGCACGCGCTACGCGCTCACGGTCATGAACGGGACGTCCGCGCTGTATTCGGCGTATTTCGGGCTTGGCGTGGGGCCCGGCGACGAGGTGATCTGCCCTGTGAACACCTGGATTTGCACGATCGCGCCAGCGGTGCTCCTGGGCGCGCGGCCGGTCTTCTGCGATGTCGACCCCGGGAGCCTTATGCTGGACCCCGCGGATGTGCGCGCGAAGATCACCGGGCGCACCCGCTGTATCTGCGCCGTACACCTGTGGGGCAATGTGTGCGACATGGATGCCCTGACGGCCATCGGCGAAGAACACGGCATCCCGGTTATCGAAGACTGCTCGCACGCGCACGGCGCGCGCTATGGCGGGCACATGTGCGGCGGTATCGGCAGGGCGGGGTGCTGGAGCCTTCAGGGTTCGAAAGCGGTGAGCGCGGGGGAGGGAGGCGTGTTGACCACGGACGACACGGACCTGTTTGAACGGGCATGCCTCGTGGGGCAAGTGAACCGCATCGCGGGTATGGACCTGGTCAGCACGCGCTATGCCGAGCATCAGCCGCTCGGGCTGGGCATGAAGTTCCGGGCGCACCCGTTGGGCATTGGAATCGCCGCCGCGCAACTGGACAAGCTCGATGCGCTGAATGCGCGGCGGCGCGCATTCATCGAGGAAGTCGAGGCGGGGCTGGCGGAGATTCCGGGTGTTCGTCCCGTAAAGGTGTACGCGGGCGCGGAGCGGGGAGGGTTCTATGGTTTTCCAGTCATTCACGATGCGGAAATCACAGGCGTGCCGACGGCGGCATATGTGGAGCGCTTGAACGCGCGCGGATTGCAGGCGACGCTCTCGCCCTACCCGAACCTGCACAGCCTGCCGGTTTTCGCAAGGGGATTCGATGTTTTCACGCGCAACCGGGGGCCCTTGTGCGCGGCGGCGGGATATCGCGGCTACAAGCCGGGCGATTTTCCAAACGCGGAACTGGCGCGGCGGCGCACCATCTTCCTGCCCCGTCTCAGCGATCCCGTTCCGGACGCCGCCGCCATCGTGCTGGATGTGCTGAACGCCTGCGCCTTGCCTGGCTCGTGTCCGCCTCCGCCAAGTTGAGCGCGTGTCGGTGGGCGCTATGGACCGTCTCTTGTCCTGGAAGCGTGAGTGGTTCTACAGCCGTTCCGCGAGCAATGTCACATCCGCCAGGGCGCGCGCATAGGCTGGTCGAGCAGGCGGTTGGCGCCTTCGTCGCCGATGAAGCGCTGCGCGACGGGGTCAAAGCGGAGGCTGCGCCCCAATTGCACGGCGCACTTTGCGAGATTGACGATGGTGCAGGAGCGGTGCCCGTTCGCCTCATTGAGCGCGAATTTCTTGCGCAGCGTGACGGCTTCCAGGAAATCGGTGACCTGCGGTTCCGGGTCGGGAAACTGGGCGAGTTTCCGCTCGAAGTGGGGGATATCCGATTTGAACCCGCGGAACAGCTTGCCCTCCGGCCCTTCGATATAGGGCGCGGGAGTCTCGCTGCCTTCGCCTTCGAGAATTATCTCGCAACCGTCTTCATAGCGCAGGGCGATGCGCCGCCACGTGCCGCAGGCGTCGGGGTGCTGCTGCGGCGCGTCAACGTCGATTTCGACCGGGCTGGTGTCATCCTTGCCGATGAGATACTGGACGGGATCCAGATAATGCTGGCCCATGTCGCCGAGTCCGCCGCCATCGTAGTCCCAGTAGCCGCGGAACGTGCCATGCACGCGATGGGGGTGGTACGGCTTGTACGGCGCGGGGCCCAGCCAGAAGTCATAGTCCAGCTGGGGCGGGACGGGCTCGGGGACGAGGTCGGTCCTGCCGACCCAGTAGAATTTGAAGTCGAAGCCGGTGGATTTTCCGACGGTGACCTTCAGGGGCCAGCCGAGCATGCCGCTGTTTACGAGTTTCTTGATGGGGCGGACGGTGCTGCCGAAGCCGTAGAAGTCGTCCTTGAACCGGAACCAGGTATTAAGCCGGAAGATGCGCGCATTCCGTTGAACGGATTCGACGACCCTGATGCCTTCGCCGATAGTACGGGTCATGGGTTTCTCGCACCAGATATCCTTGCCGGCCTCGGCGGCCGCCGCCGCGATCAGGCCATGCCAGTGCGGCGGCGTCGCGATGTGGACGATGTCGATGTCGGTGCGGGCGAGGACTTCACGGAAGTCCTTGTAGCCCTGCACGTCCTTGTCGACGGCGGCGAGGGCTTCCTTGAGATGGCCTTCGTCGACGTCGCAGACGGCGAGAAGCTTGCCCGCGGCGTAGCCGAGGTGGCCGCGGCCCATGCCGCCGACGCCGATAACGGCGCGCGTAGGCCGTTCGCTCGGGGCGGTGAAGTGCAGGCCGCCGAGGACATGGCGGGGGACGATCATGAACGCGCCCGCAACCAGAGAGGACTTCTTCATGAAGTCGCGGCGTGTAGTCTTGCTCTTGTCTAT of the Candidatus Hydrogenedentota bacterium genome contains:
- a CDS encoding response regulator transcription factor; translation: MKVLVAEDDDHIRNGLMEVLAREGYRCIPARDGKEALDRFEADSPDFVCLDIMMPKVNGYDVCRAIRKVNSSVPVIFISAKSEEVDKVLGLELGGDDFILKPFGVREVVARIRAVTRRAMAARAPGAQPPPFRMQDLEVFPAELRARRGEKVIELSLRDVRLLELFHRNQHSVLDRNTLLDHGWGQDYFPNSRALDQHISQLRKRIERDPKEPSIILTVHGAGYRYDG
- a CDS encoding NAD(P)H-hydrate dehydratase — encoded protein: MAQELNAAMIRAWLPPRPEKGHKGTFGHLFVLAGSRGFTGAAKLTCMGAYRAGAGLVTLGIPHPLADVVAAGLLETMSLPLPATEMETFSEDAATPALAFASSKDAVVLGPGLSRHPDTTRFVHACVTRCPVPLLVDADGLNALSENMETLLESTAAPLVLTPHPGEMARLADCGTEAIQRDREAAAAAFSRRYDCVVVLKGFRTVIAGPGEAVYVNTTGNSGLGTGGTGDVLSGVIGGLLAQRMSPLEAACVGVYAHGLAGDLAAAARTQRGMTAGDVVEALPEAWRELESSV
- the thiL gene encoding thiamine-phosphate kinase, whose translation is MTSLRDLGEFGLIRRLTCGLPESGAVVQGVGDDCAVVRVGERLLLVSTDACVEDVHFSRRTASPADIGWKAAAAAVSDIAAMGGEARYVLVSLACPVDIPAEVLDGLYGGIREAVDACGAVIIGGDTTESLARMVLDVVVIGETAEGRYRLRRGARPGDVLAVTGYPGRSAAGLLALELGVRAPALTEAHLRPRPRLAEGRWLALREEVHALIDVSDGLAQDAAHIAEASDAGADIDPETLPVAPVLEEYRGVLGIAPRDLILAGGEDYELAMAIDGDACEDLLRDFRAAFATPITAVGRFTAAPKGIRIAGAVPEMSGFDHFRR
- a CDS encoding DegT/DnrJ/EryC1/StrS family aminotransferase codes for the protein MARDNLDPFRPRAFVQTAGPVLPELDRWRQITEDEVGVVAEMTQRNELSGGTPVVRAFEERWRAWVGTRYALTVMNGTSALYSAYFGLGVGPGDEVICPVNTWICTIAPAVLLGARPVFCDVDPGSLMLDPADVRAKITGRTRCICAVHLWGNVCDMDALTAIGEEHGIPVIEDCSHAHGARYGGHMCGGIGRAGCWSLQGSKAVSAGEGGVLTTDDTDLFERACLVGQVNRIAGMDLVSTRYAEHQPLGLGMKFRAHPLGIGIAAAQLDKLDALNARRRAFIEEVEAGLAEIPGVRPVKVYAGAERGGFYGFPVIHDAEITGVPTAAYVERLNARGLQATLSPYPNLHSLPVFARGFDVFTRNRGPLCAAAGYRGYKPGDFPNAELARRRTIFLPRLSDPVPDAAAIVLDVLNACALPGSCPPPPS
- a CDS encoding Gfo/Idh/MocA family oxidoreductase, with protein sequence MIDKSKTTRRDFMKKSSLVAGAFMIVPRHVLGGLHFTAPSERPTRAVIGVGGMGRGHLGYAAGKLLAVCDVDEGHLKEALAAVDKDVQGYKDFREVLARTDIDIVHIATPPHWHGLIAAAAAEAGKDIWCEKPMTRTIGEGIRVVESVQRNARIFRLNTWFRFKDDFYGFGSTVRPIKKLVNSGMLGWPLKVTVGKSTGFDFKFYWVGRTDLVPEPVPPQLDYDFWLGPAPYKPYHPHRVHGTFRGYWDYDGGGLGDMGQHYLDPVQYLIGKDDTSPVEIDVDAPQQHPDACGTWRRIALRYEDGCEIILEGEGSETPAPYIEGPEGKLFRGFKSDIPHFERKLAQFPDPEPQVTDFLEAVTLRKKFALNEANGHRSCTIVNLAKCAVQLGRSLRFDPVAQRFIGDEGANRLLDQPMRAPWRM